The Engraulis encrasicolus isolate BLACKSEA-1 chromosome 24, IST_EnEncr_1.0, whole genome shotgun sequence DNA window gtttcgacggtatagctTCCATCTCCATCctagggtcacatggatgttgatgtgtaattattgacagggaggtcacaacAACACCAGCTGATTTCTAAAGCAGGTCATCCATGtgagtgaccctctgatgaagacagaagccATACCGTTGAAACCTGTCAGGTGAAACTtaaacatgtctgaagtataagaaaaACTCAAGTtgtactttttgtttttgtttcatgttCTTGAAATGAATCCAGTTTTTGTGTTATCAACTGCCTAGATGTCATGCATTTCAttgttattgtattgtatggtTTGACTACTACTCTAATCAAGTCCGCTAACAGGGTGGACAAAtgagtatgttgtcctgggcccagggagacaaggggcccagaattgggtccccattgcattgaatgtattgggtaaggggccctttcggattactttgccctgggcccagcaaaacatGTCATCGGCCCTGACTCTAATTACTCGTTAATGAGACCTTAATAGCCATGTgatgagagtaaatagaactaaATCAAATTGAATGAAATCTAATTGAGGTGAATTACATTGAGTCGAGGTCTACGTGGAAGTTGATTTCTGTGTAAAATGTTCTGCTTGATTTGTTCCTTCCCAGGCATGTCTAGGGTCCCCTGATCCGCCagcgtctgtctgtcttctgtgtgtgtgtgtgtgtgtcttctgtgtgtctgtgtcttctgtgtgagtgtgtgtgtgtctgctgtgtgtgtgtgtgtgtgtgtgtgtgtgtgtgtgtgtgtgtgtgtgtgtgtgtgtgtgtgtctgtcttctgtgtgtctgctgtgtgtgtgtgtgtctgctgcgagTCCGACCTGCCTCCCGTCCGGCTACCATGTTGGTTCCCATCAACCTCCTGCTGCTCTCCGCCCTGACCTTTCACCCCTGCGCTGTCACGGTAACGACTGATGGCCGCCGGGGATGAGGGAAAACAGCtccaaattaaataaataaataaataaataaataaatgaataaatacataaataggtCAATAGACTTTGTGTGCTGCTGATAGGGATGGATCGCCAGGTCCCAGTAGCTCCTTATTTAGGGTTTGGAACTAGAACAACAATGAAGCTTCAAAATTATACTTTttttagagtacttttattaatcccgagggaaatgaaggtgtttgacagcttacataaatacacaaatgcaaaatatacacaAAGGCATAATACAGATTATTGCACATCGCAGTAAACATATACTTGTGTAGCTCCCTTTTTGGGAGTCGTTGATAGTTTTTGATTCACAAAGGAAACTCCAAAAACAACGCTCAGTTGCTTACTGATAAGTTATTTAGACCACTTGTGCCTTTGTTAGCAACTTTTTTTGTTAGTAGTACTTTTAGATTGTTTAATAATACTTTGCCAACAGTTTCTTAGTTTCACAACATTGTAGTTGGGTTGTCTcaatgtgtgtatgagagcgTAAAACGGTTAAAGGGAGTCAgacagtgtgactgtgtgtttgtgtgtgtttaagaatgtgattgagagagagcgagagagattgagCACCTGTTTTTGATGAGCGCCGTCTCCACATCACGTGACCTCTTGGATCACACTACAAAGACTTTCGGGTGTTTTTGagaactgcaaacacacacacacacacacacactcacacacacacacacacacacacacacacacacacacacacacacacacacatgcatgcacaaacacatgcaaggacacacacacacgcacacacacacacacacgcacgcacgcacgcacacacaaacacacacacaggcacgcacacacacacacacacacacacacacacacacacacacacacacacacacacacacatgcacacaaacacacgcacacacaaacacacgcacacacaaacacacacacaggcacgaacgcacacacacacacacacacacacacgcacacacacacgcacgcacacatgtatttatgtacacatactcacacacacacacacacacacacacacacacacacacacacacacacacacacacacacacacacacacacacacacacacacacacacacacacacacacacacacacacacacaatcattcaaaACCCATGCACATGCTGAAAAGACGTGGAAttccttacacacgcacgcacacatgcacacatgcacacacacacacacacacacacatgcacacacacacacacacacacacacacacacacatgcacacacacacacacacatgcacacacacgcacgcacgcacacacgcacacacacacacacacacacacactcacacacacacacacacacacacacacacgcatgcacacacacacacacacacacaatcattcaaaACCCGTGCACATGTTGAAAAGACATGTGATTCCTCAGAATGGCGTGACAGTTAAAACATGTGTTCAGAAAGGATCTGTGTAATAGCAACACATTTGGATGTCATACCTGTGTgacatatctgtctgtctgcctgtctgtgtgtgtgtgtgtgtgtgtgtgtgtgtgtgtctctgtctctctctctctgtctctgtctctctctctctgtctgtgtgtgtgtgtgtgtgtgtgtgtgcgcgtgtgtgcgtgaatgtgtgtgtgtgtttgtgtgtgtgtgcgtgtgcgtgtgcgttcgtgtgtctgtctgtgtgtgcatcaatgtgtgtgtgtgtgcatgtgtatgtgtgtgtgtgtgtgcctgtgtgcgtgcgtgtgtgtgcgcatgtgtgtgtgcgcatgtgtgtgtgcgcatgtgtgtgtgtgcatgtgtgtgtgtgtgtgtgtgtgtgtgtgtgtgtatgtgtgtgtgtgtgtgtgtgtgtgtgtgtgtgtgtgtgtgtgtgtgtgtgtgtgtgtgtgtgtgtgtgtgtgtgtgtgtgtgtgtagggaggaagAGCCCAGAGGAGACAGAGGCAAGCAGAGGAGTCACTCAGGCCTTACCTGGGAAGAGTAGAGCCTGGtatgtttattacattacattacaatacattacgatacagtacagtacattacactacactacactacattacattacaatacattacgatacagtacactacattacactacaccacaccacactacattacaatacaatatattacattacgctacattacacttcattacactacactacactatactgcattacattacattacattacattacacttcattacactacactatactacactacactacattaNGTAAGGGTTAaggttcggcgagaaggtcgctaccgtggaatagcagcacgacagagagaatctttagaccccgacgcggagcggaggggtcttgttctctctgaagtgctgctattccacaaagcgaccgactcgccgaaagttaacccgcttattatatggatatacttaaatgattcacacatggcggggacatctctttaggcctatttaatgttaagattgttgctgcgcaaaacaaaacagtgccgttgtggaacaccgctaggcaacagctaggtagccaggacaacaggtgttgtctatcacagcagctgattggagtcttgttgaaaagtcgctttagcagtgaaaagtcttgttgccattgacagcggtctgttatagaccaacccgtccgttatcgaaaaataacagacgtgcgaacgttggggagccccgttgaaatgaatggagcattcgaccaatgacgtcacaccatataataaattacattacattacattacactacagtacactacattgcagtacattacattacattacactacactacaggccTTACCTGGGAAGAGTAGAGCCtggtacattacatttcattaccctacattatactacattacattacattacattacattgcattacattacattacattgtattacaataaaatacattacatttcattgcattacattgcattacattacattacattacagggttTACTTGGGAAGAGTAGAGCCCGGTACGTATATTAcatatatacattacattacattatattacactacattacactacattacattacactgcagcattacactacactacactacactacactacattacattacactacattacactgcattacactgcattacactacactacactacattacactacactacattacattacactacattacattacattacactacactacactacattacactacactacactacactacattacacttgttACAAACGGTAACATAGAGGGACTCGAAACAACGGAAAAGGGGTACTCGAGGGTAATTTAATGATGTCGTCTAGGGGTACAATATTCAAGATCATAAACAAAAGAGGAGCCGCGCTCCTATATCAAACACAAAAATGGTCAAAGCCGTAAAGGCGCAGAATGAAAAAGGCTAAGCCGTTAAAGTCAAAAATGAAAGTACAGGCCTAAAAGGCAGCGTCAAAAAACAGGCAGATGCCAATGACAAATGCAGGTCACAAACGGGCAGGCGAGTGGGAAGTGGCAAGCcggaagtgagcgagagagatggatggtCATCGCCTCTACTTATGCAGCACCGCCTCCAGGCACAGGTGAACTCAATAATCATCCTCAGCATCTCAGGATCCTGCTAAGAGCATGTGCAACAATCAAAAGTTAGGGGGCAGCCAAACAAAATTAGGGAGAGCGAATTAACCGCACCTGGTGGtaactacactacattacattacattacactacactacattacattacactacattacattacactacattacactacactacactacactacattacactacattacattacaatacactacactacactgcactacactacactacactgcattacattacactacactacattagattacactacattacattacactgcattacattacactacactacattacattacactacattacattacactgcattacattacactacactacattagtcaagtcaagtttattgtcaatttctttacatgcactggtcatacaaagaatttgaaattgcgtttcttgctctcccatgcagacatagactaatctaggtaaggacatagacagtatagacatagacagtactcatacatggacatagacagtatggacgtagacattgctcatacagacatttaaagtgcaagactggacaacagaagacttgtagagaacatacattaagaggaggtattttgttgttctttttctaaaagtcctttatagcgttctgacatagtaatagtagcatttgaagaaataaataattaaaaaagggtttttattaaatacaccagcagcagtatgtgtgtgtgtgtgtgtgtttgtattacattaccctacattatactacattacattacattacaggccTTATCTGGGAAGAGAGCggtcagggcatcagacttgtagcaaagggttgctggttcgatttCCAACCCGGCAGGTTGgtcggggggagtaattaaccaaacTCTCGCCCATCCTTCTctataactgaggtaccctgagcatggtaccgtcccgccacactgttcCCTTGGTGCACTGTTTGGGACtaaccccttgcatgggtgaggcataaatgcaacacTACTTTTTGCTGTGTCATAATAACAATGGGGttttccctggtgggctttcttcttattattattgtacTCTGCATTTGCTCTTTGTCTTGTTCCTGTCCGTctttttgtaagttgctttggataaaagcatttgcTGTCATGTAACGCAGTATGGTGATGTTAGCCATAGCACAGCACACTCATTAAAATTATTTGGAGGGGCACTAGCCTTTAGCAGAGCTCTGGCATGTAgccttgacattgacatcatcAGCAGCTGCTTGTAGTGAGCCCAATTTATTGTTTTAATTTCCTGTTTGTCGTGTAGTGTTCATAACAGCACGGAGACGGAGTATATGGCATCATTttaattccctctctctctctgtgtgtgtgtgtgtgtgtgtgtgtgtgtgtgtgtgtgtgtgtgtgtgtgtgtgtgtgtgtgtgtgtgtgtgtgtgtgtccactaggtGCGCTGTGTGAGCTCCTGAGGTGCCACAGTCCAGTGGGCTCCTGGTgccaggtggtggaggaggagggccagCTCGTCCCCAAGTGTGTCTGTCCACACACCTGTCCACGGTGAGATGTGATGTGTGTCTGTCCACACACCTGCCCACggtgagtagggatgcaaattattgattaattcattaatcgttagttgattgccttatcgatcgacttacgattaattgataagcggcgtttttcccCCCAACATCtccatgtttctcgaaaaaaaaaactactaaatctaaaaatgtatattaaaaagtgagataaaatgctacatttaaatgaattccatttaaattctttagaccaagggtgatttaaatattcccactattcacatccctattcacacacactcttctcatgCCCATATTACCaaagtctcttgtcagttgaattggtgattaattgcgattaatgttttctaatcgattaatgcattgatcgattaaagttgattaatcgattaatcgtttgcatccctaacggTGCGACATcatgtgcctagtgtgtgtgtctgtccacacACCTGCCCACGGTGAGACATCAtgtccctagtgtgtgtgtctgtccacacACCTGCCCACGGTgagacattacatttacattacattgcatttggcagacactttataagcaaagcgactttcaaaagaggacataatcatagccaacatcactagcagatacaaggtgcacaggaaatatacagaagacATCATGTGCCTAGTTTGTCTGTCCACACACCTGCCCACGGTGAGacatcaggggcctatactaagaagctggttcaggagtaaaccaggttaagtcaagaggtacatcatctaatagaagactccaggctccaggctcttctattagatgatttacctctgaacttaacctggtttactcctgaacctgcTTTAGTAAAGGCCCCACGTGTGTCTGTCCACACACCTGTCCGCGGTGAGATGTGATGTCTTTGTCTTtaattagagcagtggttcccaacctttttcttcagggacccatgttttactatggtaagctttggtgacccaaccgcgcaatcgcctgcacgagagggagtctcAAGATGCCATCTGTTTCctacgaaaactcattttagttattttattcctcaattcgtctttggtcgaatacagaataaatgtttaatgtaaatatttaatgtatcacttacttgcttctatgcatatattagtaaaggctttgtcatttattcaacatgggctatatatatttaaaatgaaaccccttaaaatcaagagggctccgcaaCCCTCtgttggatctttggcgacccataagttgggtcccgacccataggttgggaaccactggattagGGAATACAGGACCGATCTGTAACTTTTGTGAGCAAACACCTCCTCAAGGCATCATGACTGTGTTAAAACAGTCTTTCCTTTCCATACATACACTTACAAAAGTAAATTCACAAGCAGAAACGTGCAAATATATACTTTACCAAGAGAGACATGTGGACAGAAATTGATTGCAGCAGAAGTCATTATAGTaatccattttctttttgtccaccaaaaaCGACCCTCAGGAACTGAGCTATACACATGGCTGTGTTTGTtacctagggcagtggttcttaacctggggtgcgggcaccccctcaGGTTGCAGGCGGTGCACTTCAGGCGGTGCACAGAATTTTGCTTTATTGAGGTTATGACCAAAAGTCTGCAAGCCAACATTATAATCAGGCCCTCATGCAAAGTAATTAATCAATTTTAGTGAGAattgaagtttgggttgggggtgcgcagcttgtcttgagcacagttaagggggtgctttaaagggacactgtgtgagatttttagttgtttatttccagaattcatgctgcccattctctaatgttatatttttcatattatcaccaccatcaaattctaaatattcattatgactgaaaaaattgcacttttcatacatgaaaagggggatcttctccatggtccgccattttgaatttccaaaaatagccaattttagctgcaaaaatgactgtacttggaccatactagaaatattttttgtttattactcagtaaactttcatgtaaagatcaaatttggcaataggcaacccagtttcaataagcaacatagttgcagtaccttttttgaccatttcttgcacagtgtccctttaagaaaataaggttaagaaccactgacctagggttagggttaggattggtGTTAGGATATAGGGTCAGAACTCTGGATCTCATCCCCTGAGATAACTTTGAAGTGCGCTAGATGTTAAGTGTCCTAGATGTAAATCATCTCAAGGACTCGATGCTGTTCTACTAGATAGTTTacctcttaacccattttagcctaagccctttttgggaaaaggtgccctctccctattaaagcctatttatctcagcctccgaagcacataaaaacatgaaataagttgcaattctgctctaacatatccacagttgtagccccttaatacacgccgtacctcctgtggcacgctgtaatagacattgaattgaaagttaactactatagtactagaaatacattacgacttggtcattgccattctggtaacagcttatttataatgccgtgtcttaaggggttaagaaaacAGCGCAAATCTCAacaacttgaatgcagcgtatatgtcgctccaggacacaatgggttaagttggtttactcctgaacgtGCTTTATTAAAGGCCCCATGTGTGTCTGTTCCCTGACCTGTCCACAGTGATACATGATATGTGTCTGTCCCCTGACCCGTCCACAGTGATACATGACGTGTGTCTGTTCCCTGACCTGTCCACAGTGATACATGATATGTGTCTGTCCCCTGACCTGTCAACAGTGATACATGATGGTTCTGTTCCCTGACCTGTCCACAGTGATACATGATATGTGTCTGTCCTCAAGGCACTAATAGACCAGACGCgacttgagcgattccagcgacggtAGTCATTCACTTTGTATGGAGTCGCTGGTGACAtaagagacaaaagcaatttaGGCAACTACTGGCGATTTGAgcgatttgagcgacagtttgtggttggacttgagtgaatattatgcaaatgagctatgatgcggttcggcaacagccaccacagccaatgggaatgtgggaatgcttgcattctgctacTGTAATgggcatactctgtcgcttctatcgctcgtatcgctcgtctcgctcttgctgcacagtccagcgactGTGTCGCTAAATCTTGTCGCCACCGGTGAATTCGCCCGGTCACACCTATTCAAAGGGATACTTGATGTCTTTGTTTTTGATTTGAGAACACAGGATTGGTCTGTATGTTACTGAATTTGTGACTAGTGAGTAAACTCTTTCTCTGTTAAGACATCATGACTGTTTTACACcctctgtgtgcatgttttcccATACATAAACGCGCAGACCTAAATTCAcaaacagaaacatgcacatacatactttAATACATACTTTAccaggagagacagggaggcggacagacagacagactgacagacagacagacaggcaggcagagacagacagatagacagacagacagacatgtagacagacaggtaggtaggcgggcaaacaaacagacagacaggtggacatgcaggcagacagacagacaggtgggtggagagacagacaggtgcgtagacagacagacagacaggtgggtggacagacagacagacaggtgggtggacagacagacagacagacagacagacagacagacagacagacaggcaggcaggcaggcagacagacagacagacatgtagacagacaggtaggtaggcgggcaaacaaacagacagacaggtggacatgcaggcagacagacagacaggcagagggagagaggagggtgtaCAGAATGAGAGACATATAAGATTTGATTTctcttggccctaccgtggctgatatggtagggcacacatttACCACTTGGCTCACCCgcgttcgattcccggtccgggtcctttgctggtccttccccgtctctctctcagctcgcttcctgtctctccttcactatcctgtctcacaaaaaacaaaaacaagcctgaaaagccccccaaaaacactttaaaaaaaagaaggatACTGAGTTGGagtcagagaaagacagaagggcaAGGCGTTTCCAAACCTCTAAAACTCCTTCTAAAATTAGACTCACTCACTTCAAAACTGGATCTTGTGAGATAAAGTTATTGAAAGTTATGGAAAGTTTCCTTAGCCAAACTTACTTTCAACATCACTTGACTTTACtgggatgttctctctctctctctctctctctctctctctctctctctctctctctctctctctctctctctctctctctctctctctctctctctctctctctctctgtctttcctttaaTCTAATATTCAGTTCATTCCGCCCTCAACCCAGACCACATTTAAGCCAAAATCCCCACCGGATTTCTGCtgccagagcagaggagaggagtagtggaAATTACTTTAAATGTGTCTGGTCCCCTGACGCTTTGAAATTAAGGAGCATGTGTACTTGCATGTTTTCACAGCCAGGGGGTGCCAGTGTGCAGCGTTCTGGGGAAGAGCTATGCCAACGAGTGCCTTCTGCACAAGGAAGCGTGTCGTAGGAAACGGCGCATAGGCCTCGCTCACTTTGGAACATGCATGGGTAAGTAAGTAGCCGATGATTGGTGCGttgactcacatacacacagcttacaggtgcattgtgtaggatggtggccagtgtaggtattgcaactaggttactcattcaaactgtgctgctgcctattgccacatgtGATCTTTTTGAACtgatatttattagtatgaccaaagtacagtaagcttttcatgtctatttctgaaaattcaaaatggcagaccacggagaggatccccctttttatAAGGTGCAATCTTCCCAGTCACAACGAAAACTTAGAGTTTGTGCACCTTTAAAGAGATTTTGAACATttcttcaagacacacacacacacacacacacacacacacacacacacacacacacacacacacacacacacacacacacacacacacacacacacacacacacacacacggaatcctCTTCTTTAGTCTCTTTACACACTCATCCTTTATTCTTCACCTTTACAACTTGtctgtgcagacagacaggcaggcaggagccaCGTTGTTACAGCAGTGATATCTATACGAAACACATGCGCATGAAATACAGTACGCTGTCGTAAAATAGAAGTATAGTGTTCaaagactgtctgtgtgtgtgtgtgtccctttgtgtgtgtgtgtgtgtgtgtgtgtgtgtgtgtgtgtgtgtgtgtgtgtgtgtgtgtgtgtgtgtgtgtgtgtgtgtgtgtgtgtgtgtgtgtgtgtgtgtgtgcgcgtgtgcaatgtatgtgtgtgttttagtgtgtgtgtgtgtgtgtgtgcgtgtgcaatgcatttgtgtgttttagtgtgtgtgtgtgtgtgtgtgtgtgtgtgtgtgtgtgtgtgtgtgtgtgtgtgtgtgtgtgtacgtgcatgcatgtgtgtgtgtctgtgtgtgtgtgtgagtgtccataTGATCCATACCTGCCTCTTTTTCACATTCTGTCAcactttgtatgcatgtgtgcgtgcatgcgtgcatgcgtgcatgcgtgcatgcgtgtgtgtgtgcgcacttctgtgtgtgtgtcaacatacCTAtcaaacatgtgtgtgcgtgtgtgcatgtttgtgcgtgtgtgtgtgtgtgtgtgtgtgtgtgtgtgtgtgtgtgtgtgtgtgtgtgtgtgtgtgtgtgtgtgtgtgtgtgtgtgtgtgtgtgtgtgtgtgtgtgcgcgtgtgaacgATACTGGCctaagtaagtgtgtaagtcttttaaaatctgccagcctggcaatagcctattccaaaaaaTATCTGGAACTTGTACCTTTAATgattgtctcttgggtccaaataaaagtaatcaaatgtgtgtctgtgtctgtgtctgtgtctgtgtctgtgtctgtgcgtgtgtgtgtctgcatgtgtgtgtgtgtgtgtgtgtgtgtgtgtgtgtgtgtgtgtgtgtgtgtgtgtgtgtgtgtgtgtgtgtgtgtgtgtgtgtgtgtgtgtgtgtgtgtgtgtaactgtatacTATGCATGTGTCTGCAGTGGCTAAGAGTGAGTGTAGTGTGGATGAGCTGGGCCAGTTCCCGTACCGGCTGATGGACTGGTTCCTACTGCTGAGCAGAATGGGGGAGAGCTACGACCCCAAAGCACCCTCACACAACTGCCTCAACAGGACCGCACGCATAGAGCtagcacaggtaacacacacacacacacacacacacacacacacacacacacacacacacacacacacacacacacacacacacacacacacacacacacacacacacacacacattcacacacttccACACGTAATCCCACATGTCCCCCTTACACTACATTGAAAACCGTGGGCCATTGAAAATAGTAAATTCTATTATTTCtatattctatttttttccattctGTTTTCCAAAAATCTCCAAAAAATACCATAGTTCTCTGTTGAGCTCTGTAAAGctgattaatataataattaataattaattagcCAATTATATGATCAT harbors:
- the sparcl2 gene encoding SPARC-like protein 1, which produces MLVPINLLLLSALTFHPCAVTGGRAQRRQRQAEESLRPYLGRVEPGALCELLRCHSPVGSWCQVVEEEGQLVPKCVCPHTCPRQGVPVCSVLGKSYANECLLHKEACRRKRRIGLAHFGTCMVAKSECSVDELGQFPYRLMDWFLLLSRMGESYDPKAPSHNCLNRTARIELAQRRFTLLDRNKDGKLSRRDLKKLHYKRIPLEHCARTFFQSCDKNRNKKVTLREWTSCLVRGSERWFQYYMSMKMGSRKLCPATESNL